Proteins encoded in a region of the Chryseobacterium piperi genome:
- a CDS encoding GIY-YIG nuclease family protein: protein MKTLGTHNYYVYILTNRIKTVLYIGFTNDLKARLYWHKNPEAGNIHFTTKYKCFYLLYYEHFQDVEQAILREKQIKGYSRMKKENLINRFNPEWNFLNETIE, encoded by the coding sequence ATGAAAACATTAGGAACACATAATTACTACGTTTACATTTTAACTAACAGAATCAAAACTGTTCTTTATATTGGTTTTACTAATGATTTAAAAGCTAGATTATATTGGCATAAAAATCCTGAAGCTGGAAATATTCATTTTACAACTAAATATAAATGTTTCTATCTTCTTTATTATGAACACTTCCAAGATGTCGAACAGGCTATTTTAAGAGAAAAACAAATTAAAGGTTATTCGAGAATGAAAAAAGAGAATTTAATTAACAGATTTAATCCTGAATGGAATTTTTTAAATGAAACTATTGAATAG
- a CDS encoding c-type cytochrome, which produces MKKLFLTGCMGLLILSCSKKENTPVDATSSETAVVSEPVKSNLSGSQIIETMDCTGCHTVNERMIGPSYQEIADKYSEKDIEMLASKIIEGGSGVWGSVPMQPHPQVSKEDAKKMVEYILSQKK; this is translated from the coding sequence ATGAAAAAATTATTTTTGACAGGATGTATGGGATTACTCATTCTTTCCTGTTCCAAAAAAGAAAATACACCCGTTGATGCAACTTCTTCTGAAACAGCAGTGGTTTCAGAACCTGTAAAATCCAACCTTTCAGGAAGTCAAATCATTGAAACGATGGATTGTACAGGGTGTCACACGGTTAATGAAAGAATGATAGGACCTTCTTATCAGGAAATAGCTGATAAATATTCTGAAAAGGATATCGAAATGCTTGCTTCCAAGATTATAGAAGGCGGTAGTGGGGTTTGGGGAAGTGTTCCTATGCAGCCTCATCCTCAGGTATCTAAAGAAGATGCAAAAAAAATGGTAGAATATATTTTAAGCCAGAAAAAATAA
- the trpC gene encoding indole-3-glycerol phosphate synthase TrpC, producing the protein MTILDQIISRKKEEILFSKSNTPVEQLKDSQFFERKGQSLKESIGSKSGIIAEFKRQSPSKGIINDKISPLEVASAYEKFGASGISILTDSDFFGGSSKDMLSVRNQIHIPILRKDFMIDEYQFYEAKGMGADVILLIAACLSPAQVQEFTELSHELGMEVLLEIHTEEELGHFNSNVDLVGINNRNLKDFKVDLQHSVNLKNQLPEGVLSVAESGIYSSQDFSYLKEKGFDGFLMGEYFMRNENPAKAFEDFTSKVTV; encoded by the coding sequence ATGACAATACTAGATCAAATTATATCGAGAAAGAAAGAAGAAATCCTTTTTTCAAAATCCAATACTCCGGTAGAGCAATTAAAAGATTCCCAATTTTTCGAAAGAAAAGGTCAATCATTAAAAGAGTCTATCGGATCCAAAAGTGGAATTATTGCTGAGTTTAAAAGACAATCTCCGTCAAAAGGTATTATTAATGATAAAATATCGCCTTTAGAGGTTGCTTCCGCTTATGAAAAATTTGGAGCAAGTGGTATTTCAATTCTTACAGATTCTGATTTTTTCGGAGGAAGTTCTAAAGATATGCTGAGTGTTCGAAACCAGATTCACATTCCTATCCTCAGAAAGGATTTTATGATTGATGAATATCAGTTTTATGAAGCCAAGGGTATGGGTGCCGATGTTATTTTATTAATTGCCGCCTGCCTCTCCCCTGCTCAGGTACAGGAATTCACAGAATTGTCACATGAATTAGGCATGGAAGTTTTATTGGAAATACACACCGAAGAAGAACTTGGCCATTTTAATTCAAATGTGGATCTCGTTGGAATTAACAACAGAAATTTAAAAGACTTTAAAGTTGATTTACAACATTCTGTTAACTTAAAGAATCAACTTCCGGAAGGGGTTTTATCTGTTGCTGAAAGTGGTATTTACAGTAGTCAAGACTTCAGCTATCTTAAAGAAAAAGGATTTGATGGATTCCTGATGGGGGAATATTTTATGAGAAATGAAAATCCTGCAAAAGCTTTTGAAGACTTTACTTCTAAAGTAACAGTATAA
- a CDS encoding protein-glutamine glutaminase has protein sequence MTKDVKAESSKLSSVIPDVATLNSLFNQIKNQSCGTSTASSPCITFRYPVDGCYARAHKMRQILINNGYDCEKQFVYGNLKASTGTCCVAWSYHVAILVSYKNASGVTEKRIIDPSLFSSGPVTDTAWRNACINTSCGSASVSSYANTAGNVYYRSPSNSNIYDNNLVNTNCVLTKFTSLSGCSPSPAPDVSSCGF, from the coding sequence CTGACCAAAGATGTAAAAGCAGAAAGTAGCAAATTAAGCAGCGTAATTCCTGATGTAGCTACATTAAACAGCTTATTCAATCAAATTAAAAATCAATCTTGTGGTACCTCTACCGCCTCATCACCTTGTATCACGTTCAGATATCCGGTAGACGGCTGCTATGCAAGAGCACACAAAATGAGACAAATCCTGATCAATAATGGTTATGATTGTGAGAAACAGTTCGTATACGGAAATTTAAAAGCTTCTACTGGTACATGTTGTGTGGCATGGAGCTACCATGTTGCCATATTAGTGAGTTATAAAAATGCTTCCGGAGTAACGGAAAAAAGGATTATTGATCCTTCCCTGTTCTCAAGTGGCCCCGTAACGGATACCGCATGGAGAAATGCCTGTATCAATACTTCTTGCGGATCAGCATCAGTTTCTTCTTATGCAAATACAGCAGGAAATGTTTACTACAGAAGTCCTAGCAATTCTAATATTTATGATAACAATTTAGTCAATACGAATTGCGTATTAACGAAGTTTACTTCACTTTCAGGTTGTTCTCCGTCACCAGCTCCGGATGTATCAAGCTGTGGATTCTAA
- the trpD gene encoding anthranilate phosphoribosyltransferase: MKEILQYLFNHHTLSKSEAKAIMIEIAQNKFNTTEVTAFISVFLMRNITLKELEGFREALLQMAVPVSIDTSDTIDITGTGGDGKNTINISTLASFIIAGAGQKVTKHGNYGASAVTGSSNVLEELGYQMNNDSGKLNKDLEKANICFLHAPYFHPALQSVGALRKSLGLRTFFNLLGPLVNPAKPKFSVIGVYNLEIARIYQYLLQKENSREFILVHGLDGYDEISLTQDTKIITKKGEEIYSAEDLGFDSVSPESIQAGSTIQETAKIFKNILNGKGTEQQNSVVLANASVALYHTHKFGSYDDCLLLAQESLESGKALKSLELLLE; encoded by the coding sequence ATGAAAGAAATTCTGCAATATTTATTCAATCATCATACTTTATCGAAATCCGAGGCTAAAGCTATTATGATTGAAATTGCTCAAAACAAATTCAATACGACGGAAGTAACTGCTTTCATCAGTGTATTCCTGATGCGAAATATAACACTGAAAGAATTGGAAGGTTTCAGAGAAGCTTTATTACAAATGGCTGTACCTGTATCTATAGATACCAGCGATACAATTGATATTACAGGAACAGGAGGTGATGGAAAAAATACCATCAATATTTCAACCTTAGCCAGCTTTATCATTGCAGGAGCAGGTCAAAAGGTGACCAAACACGGAAACTATGGTGCTTCAGCTGTTACAGGATCTTCTAACGTTTTAGAGGAATTAGGTTATCAAATGAATAATGACTCTGGTAAATTGAATAAAGATCTGGAAAAAGCCAATATCTGTTTTTTACATGCTCCTTATTTTCATCCGGCACTTCAGTCTGTAGGAGCTTTAAGAAAATCATTAGGCTTAAGAACTTTTTTCAATTTATTAGGTCCATTGGTTAATCCTGCAAAGCCTAAATTTTCTGTGATCGGTGTCTACAATTTGGAAATTGCAAGAATCTATCAGTATCTCCTACAAAAGGAAAATTCACGAGAATTTATTTTGGTTCATGGGTTGGATGGATATGATGAGATAAGCTTAACACAGGATACCAAAATTATCACTAAAAAAGGAGAGGAAATTTACTCTGCCGAAGACCTAGGTTTTGATTCTGTAAGCCCGGAAAGCATACAAGCAGGAAGCACAATTCAGGAAACAGCTAAAATTTTCAAGAACATCCTTAACGGTAAAGGAACAGAGCAACAAAACTCTGTGGTTTTGGCCAATGCTTCGGTTGCGTTATACCATACCCATAAATTTGGCAGTTATGATGACTGTCTCTTATTAGCACAGGAAAGCTTAGAAAGCGGAAAAGCATTAAAAAGTCTGGAATTATTGCTGGAATAA
- a CDS encoding anthranilate synthase component I family protein — MFSKKIKIKTVSKKTLGDLQTPMGIYLQIRDKFRDTILLESSDSKNIDNNFSFIAINAIAGIEIKNLNEFEIKLPNSEPVKQFIIDHKIADILHDFSSVFECEKTTDAIEETAQSLFGYTSFEAVQFFENVTFKAQSEEVEIPLLRYRLYQYVIAINHYNDEMYFIENQIEGVKSELYTLENLIKNKNSAIYPFEKIGQETSNIKDEEYLELVKTAQKHCMRGDVFQLVLSRRFEQKFLGDEFNVYRALRNINPSPYLFFFDYGDYKLFGSSPESQLIIKDHKAIIHPIAGTFKRTGNFDIDLQSIEELKNDAKENAEHTMLVDLARNDLGKLGKNVTVTKLKEIQLFSHVIHMVSEVTAELPEKTNPFEVVAATFPQGTLSGAPKHKALQLINQYEKDSRGYYGGCIGMVGLNGSCNQAIMIRTFLSKNNTLFYQAGAGLVAKSNPESELQEVNNKLNALKKAVEKADKMSY, encoded by the coding sequence ATGTTTAGCAAAAAAATAAAAATAAAAACCGTTTCTAAAAAGACATTAGGAGACCTTCAGACTCCAATGGGAATCTACCTGCAGATCCGTGATAAATTCAGAGATACCATATTACTGGAGAGCTCGGATTCCAAAAATATTGATAATAACTTTTCTTTTATTGCCATCAATGCTATTGCAGGAATTGAAATTAAAAACCTTAATGAGTTTGAAATAAAACTTCCCAATTCAGAACCTGTAAAACAGTTCATCATTGATCATAAAATAGCTGATATCCTACATGATTTTTCTTCTGTATTCGAGTGTGAAAAAACTACGGATGCCATCGAAGAAACGGCTCAAAGCCTTTTTGGATATACCAGTTTTGAAGCTGTTCAGTTTTTTGAAAATGTAACTTTTAAAGCTCAAAGTGAGGAAGTTGAAATTCCACTGCTTCGGTACCGTTTATACCAGTATGTGATTGCGATCAATCATTATAATGATGAAATGTATTTCATTGAAAATCAAATTGAAGGTGTAAAATCTGAATTGTACACTTTGGAAAATTTGATTAAAAATAAAAATTCAGCGATTTATCCATTTGAAAAAATAGGTCAGGAAACTTCCAATATCAAAGATGAGGAATATCTTGAATTGGTAAAAACAGCTCAGAAGCATTGTATGCGTGGAGACGTTTTCCAATTGGTATTAAGCAGAAGGTTTGAACAAAAATTCCTTGGGGACGAATTCAATGTTTATCGTGCTTTAAGAAATATCAACCCTTCCCCCTATCTGTTCTTTTTCGATTATGGGGATTATAAGTTATTCGGTTCCAGTCCTGAAAGCCAGTTGATTATTAAAGATCACAAAGCCATCATTCACCCTATTGCAGGAACGTTTAAAAGAACCGGAAATTTTGATATCGATTTACAGTCTATTGAAGAATTGAAAAACGATGCCAAGGAAAATGCAGAGCATACCATGTTGGTTGACTTAGCAAGAAATGATTTAGGGAAATTAGGAAAAAATGTCACGGTTACTAAACTGAAGGAGATTCAGCTTTTTTCTCACGTTATTCATATGGTAAGTGAAGTTACTGCAGAATTACCAGAGAAAACCAATCCTTTCGAAGTGGTTGCAGCTACTTTTCCTCAAGGAACATTAAGTGGAGCTCCAAAGCACAAAGCACTCCAACTTATCAATCAATATGAAAAAGATTCCCGTGGTTACTACGGAGGCTGTATCGGGATGGTTGGACTTAATGGAAGTTGCAATCAGGCCATTATGATCAGAACATTTTTAAGCAAAAACAATACATTATTTTATCAGGCAGGAGCCGGACTGGTTGCCAAATCTAATCCTGAAAGTGAATTACAGGAAGTCAATAATAAGCTTAATGCATTAAAAAAAGCTGTTGAAAAAGCAGATAAAATGAGCTATTAA
- a CDS encoding serine hydrolase domain-containing protein, protein MKSIVKLFCYLFLFFSHSYFYGQKDSYTKRIDSLIQLKNPRSFNGVVLVTQNNKVKYSKAYGVADITTGTPLKLDDQFEIMSNTKQITAVLLLKEVEKGKVNLQEPIKKYLPFLKQSWADSVTVHQLLNHTHGILDQDKPLAFKPGTDFKYGNLSNILLGKIIENSSHKSYAELANTLFNQLKMNDTFCYSKNNLGRLVYGHMSKNNILTKVQNSFIDDENLPADGVITTAKDLSIWNHLLHNGKILNPKTYSLMTTPSVMSQHDVFGKDKMGYGYGIRIANNYGISYFGHTGLGDGFASLNVYIPDSDISIIALENQMTENSNVYYYFEALIKDIILQSNLAKK, encoded by the coding sequence ATGAAATCAATTGTTAAGCTATTTTGTTACCTCTTTTTATTTTTTTCTCATTCCTATTTTTATGGACAAAAAGATTCCTACACAAAAAGAATCGATAGCTTAATTCAGCTTAAAAACCCCAGATCGTTTAATGGTGTTGTCTTGGTTACTCAAAATAATAAGGTTAAATATTCCAAAGCATATGGCGTTGCAGATATTACAACCGGAACTCCTTTAAAATTGGATGATCAGTTTGAAATCATGTCTAACACCAAGCAAATTACTGCTGTTTTGTTATTGAAAGAGGTAGAAAAAGGGAAAGTAAATTTACAGGAACCCATCAAAAAATATTTACCTTTTTTAAAACAATCATGGGCTGATTCGGTAACCGTACATCAATTGTTAAATCATACACATGGAATCCTGGATCAAGACAAACCTTTGGCTTTTAAACCCGGTACGGATTTTAAGTATGGTAATTTATCCAATATTCTTTTAGGGAAAATTATTGAAAACTCCAGTCACAAATCTTATGCAGAATTAGCCAATACTTTATTCAACCAACTCAAAATGAATGACACTTTCTGTTATTCAAAAAATAACCTAGGAAGATTGGTCTATGGCCACATGAGTAAAAATAATATCCTGACAAAGGTACAAAACTCTTTTATTGATGATGAAAATTTGCCTGCAGACGGAGTGATTACAACGGCAAAAGATCTATCCATCTGGAACCATTTACTTCACAATGGAAAAATTTTAAACCCGAAAACCTATTCATTAATGACCACACCTTCTGTCATGTCACAGCATGACGTTTTTGGAAAAGATAAAATGGGTTATGGATATGGTATTCGGATTGCCAATAACTATGGTATTAGTTATTTTGGTCACACAGGACTTGGAGATGGTTTTGCTTCTTTAAATGTCTATATACCCGACTCAGATATAAGTATTATTGCATTAGAAAACCAAATGACAGAAAATAGTAATGTATACTACTATTTTGAAGCATTGATCAAAGATATTATACTACAAAGCAATTTGGCTAAGAAATAA
- the rlmF gene encoding 23S rRNA (adenine(1618)-N(6))-methyltransferase RlmF produces the protein MSTEKSSLHTRNPHRNPYDFDQLISCVPELKQYVFTNDYQTVTINFSIPKAVKLLNKALLSHFYKIKNWDIPDANLCPPIPGRADYVHYIADILGEQQNEIPTGLSIRGLDIGVGANLVYPLISHRSYGWRMLGTDINEASLKNAQYILDENPDLIPAIQLKHQPDPKSIFKNVIGAEDRFVFSMCNPPFHDSEEAAIKGNLRKTKNVHKSKVRKPLLNFSGQQSELWCEGGELAFISNMIHESALYSSQVLWFTCLVSKKENLYKLTTVLKKVKAVDFKIIDMAQGQKISRILAWTFIPQQEGKNWFFIK, from the coding sequence ATGTCTACTGAAAAATCCAGTCTGCACACAAGAAATCCGCATCGTAATCCCTATGATTTTGATCAGCTTATTTCTTGTGTGCCAGAACTGAAACAGTATGTTTTTACCAATGACTACCAGACGGTAACGATTAATTTCAGTATTCCCAAGGCAGTAAAACTTCTTAATAAAGCACTGTTATCTCATTTTTATAAGATTAAGAACTGGGATATTCCTGATGCTAATCTGTGTCCTCCTATTCCCGGAAGGGCTGATTATGTACATTATATAGCAGATATATTGGGTGAACAACAGAACGAGATTCCGACAGGCCTATCTATAAGAGGTCTGGATATTGGAGTAGGGGCTAACCTTGTTTATCCTTTAATCAGCCACAGGTCTTATGGATGGAGAATGCTGGGAACGGATATCAATGAGGCTTCTTTGAAAAATGCACAGTACATTCTGGATGAAAATCCTGATTTAATTCCTGCTATCCAGCTAAAACATCAGCCTGATCCTAAAAGCATATTTAAAAATGTAATAGGTGCTGAAGACCGGTTTGTATTTTCTATGTGTAATCCTCCTTTTCATGATTCTGAAGAGGCTGCTATAAAGGGAAATCTTAGAAAGACAAAGAATGTTCACAAGTCAAAAGTACGTAAGCCGCTTCTTAATTTTAGCGGACAACAATCAGAATTATGGTGTGAAGGAGGTGAATTGGCCTTTATTTCAAATATGATTCATGAAAGCGCTTTATATTCATCACAAGTTCTTTGGTTTACATGTTTGGTTTCGAAAAAAGAGAACTTATACAAACTCACTACAGTCTTAAAGAAAGTCAAGGCAGTCGATTTTAAAATTATCGATATGGCTCAGGGTCAGAAGATAAGCAGAATACTAGCCTGGACATTTATTCCTCAGCAAGAAGGTAAAAACTGGTTTTTTATAAAGTAA
- the trpB gene encoding tryptophan synthase subunit beta: MDYKNPDENGYYGEFGGAFIPEMLYPNVEELQRNYLEIIESQEFQAEYQDLLKNYVGRATPLYFAKNLSQKYNTKIYLKREDLNHTGAHKINNALGQVLLSKRLGKTRIIAETGAGQHGVATATACALLGLECIVYMGEIDIQRQAPNVARMKMLGAEVIAATSGSKTLKDAVNEALRDWINNPVTTHYVIGSVVGPHPFPDLVARFQSIISKEIKEQLYEQIGRENPDYVIACVGGGSNAAGTFYHFVNEEEVKIIAAEAGGLGIESGKSAATTFLGTLGVLHGSKSLVMQTKDGQVIEPHSISAGLDYPGIGPFHAHLFNEKRGEFFSINDDEALKSAFELTKLEGIIPALESSHALAILDKKKFNKNDIVVICLSGRGDKDMETYLKNL, from the coding sequence ATGGATTATAAAAACCCAGATGAAAATGGATATTATGGAGAGTTCGGAGGTGCTTTTATCCCCGAAATGCTTTATCCAAACGTTGAAGAACTGCAAAGAAATTATCTTGAAATCATAGAATCTCAGGAATTTCAGGCAGAATATCAGGATTTACTGAAAAACTACGTAGGTCGAGCTACACCGCTTTATTTTGCCAAAAACTTAAGCCAGAAATATAATACCAAAATCTATCTGAAAAGAGAAGATCTCAACCACACAGGAGCTCACAAAATCAACAACGCTTTAGGTCAGGTTTTATTGTCAAAACGTCTTGGAAAAACCAGAATTATTGCAGAAACAGGCGCCGGACAACATGGTGTTGCAACAGCTACAGCATGTGCTTTGCTGGGACTGGAGTGCATTGTTTATATGGGCGAGATTGATATTCAGAGACAGGCTCCGAATGTAGCGAGAATGAAAATGCTGGGTGCTGAAGTGATTGCAGCAACTTCCGGATCAAAAACATTGAAAGACGCAGTGAATGAGGCATTAAGAGACTGGATCAATAATCCGGTAACTACCCATTATGTGATCGGAAGCGTCGTAGGACCTCATCCCTTCCCCGACCTGGTAGCAAGATTTCAGAGTATTATTTCTAAAGAAATTAAAGAACAGCTCTACGAGCAAATTGGAAGAGAAAACCCGGATTATGTCATTGCCTGTGTAGGCGGAGGAAGTAATGCAGCCGGAACATTTTATCATTTCGTTAATGAAGAAGAGGTAAAAATTATTGCTGCAGAAGCCGGAGGCTTAGGAATTGAATCGGGAAAGTCAGCAGCAACCACTTTTCTGGGAACATTAGGCGTTTTACATGGAAGTAAAAGCCTTGTAATGCAGACAAAAGACGGACAGGTGATTGAACCTCATTCTATTTCTGCAGGACTGGATTATCCAGGAATAGGACCATTCCATGCTCATTTATTCAATGAAAAACGGGGTGAATTTTTTAGCATTAACGATGATGAAGCTTTAAAATCAGCTTTTGAACTGACAAAATTAGAAGGTATTATTCCCGCATTGGAAAGCTCCCACGCCTTGGCTATTTTGGATAAAAAGAAATTTAATAAAAATGATATTGTCGTTATCTGCCTGAGCGGACGTGGTGATAAGGATATGGAAACATATTTAAAGAATTTATAA
- the trpA gene encoding tryptophan synthase subunit alpha, translating to MKKLNIYFTAGIPQLEDTADIIQLIQDSGADMMEIGMPYSDPVADGPVIQQAHESALKNGMTIEKLFSQLKSIKNEIKIPIILMGYINPVLSFGFENFCKQCANSGVSGLIIPDLPPIEFEKNYAHILKKYNLNFTFLITPETSDERIRYLDSLSSGFLYAVSSSSTTGNQNAVLKNEDYLSRIATLPLKNPVLIGFGIKSKNDFENVTEKADGGIIGTAFVDILLKNKDWKIKAIDFINSIRD from the coding sequence ATGAAAAAACTCAACATATACTTCACAGCAGGGATTCCACAATTGGAAGATACTGCAGATATTATACAACTGATACAGGATTCCGGAGCAGATATGATGGAAATCGGAATGCCTTATTCTGATCCCGTTGCCGACGGTCCTGTTATTCAGCAGGCTCATGAATCGGCCTTAAAAAACGGAATGACCATTGAAAAGCTGTTCTCTCAACTGAAATCGATTAAAAACGAAATTAAAATTCCGATTATTTTAATGGGTTACATTAACCCTGTTCTCAGTTTCGGCTTTGAAAACTTCTGTAAACAATGTGCAAATAGCGGCGTTTCCGGATTAATTATTCCTGATCTCCCTCCTATCGAATTTGAAAAAAATTATGCACATATCTTAAAAAAATACAATCTTAATTTTACTTTTCTGATTACTCCGGAAACTTCAGATGAGAGGATCCGATATCTGGATTCTTTAAGCTCAGGTTTTTTATATGCTGTAAGTTCCTCATCCACAACTGGAAATCAAAATGCGGTATTAAAAAACGAAGATTACCTTTCCAGGATCGCCACCCTACCCCTAAAAAATCCTGTATTGATCGGTTTCGGAATAAAATCCAAAAATGATTTTGAAAATGTTACGGAAAAAGCTGATGGTGGGATTATAGGAACGGCATTTGTGGATATATTATTAAAGAATAAAGATTGGAAGATCAAGGCTATAGATTTTATTAATTCCATAAGAGACTAA
- a CDS encoding phosphoribosylanthranilate isomerase: MNQPLQLKVCGLTQINQIQELISLNTDFLGFIFYKKSPRYVLNHLNLEDLFKINHSGKVGVFVNEDVGKVAEIVKKGGLNFIQLHGDENEDYILELRKKTGNSIKIIKVLRIGTDPFSSNKKYIDSIRSVQQYVNYLLFDTDSQSFGGTGKQFGWSLLNEFELQIPYFLSGGISEENVMNIKNLHQKPFALDINSKFETEPGVKNIEKVRLFQSNLTNSNL, from the coding sequence ATGAATCAGCCATTACAATTAAAAGTTTGTGGTTTAACCCAAATCAATCAGATTCAGGAACTTATTTCTCTGAATACGGATTTTCTTGGATTCATATTTTATAAAAAATCGCCGAGATATGTTTTGAACCATCTGAACCTGGAAGATCTTTTCAAGATTAATCATTCGGGGAAAGTAGGTGTCTTCGTTAACGAAGATGTTGGTAAAGTAGCAGAAATTGTAAAAAAGGGCGGTTTGAATTTTATCCAACTGCATGGAGACGAAAATGAAGATTACATTTTGGAATTAAGAAAAAAGACTGGTAATAGCATTAAAATTATTAAAGTGTTGAGAATAGGAACTGATCCTTTTTCTTCAAACAAAAAATACATTGATTCAATCCGTTCTGTGCAGCAATATGTTAATTATCTTCTTTTTGATACCGACAGCCAGTCTTTCGGAGGAACAGGAAAACAGTTTGGCTGGTCTTTACTCAATGAATTTGAACTGCAGATTCCTTATTTTTTAAGTGGAGGTATTTCAGAAGAAAATGTCATGAATATAAAAAATCTGCATCAAAAGCCCTTTGCTTTAGATATCAATTCAAAATTCGAAACAGAACCGGGAGTCAAAAATATTGAAAAAGTAAGATTGTTTCAGTCTAATCTGACAAACTCAAACCTATGA
- a CDS encoding anthranilate synthase component II → MDKNIKEQKATKVLVFDNYDSFTYNLVQIIERILDQKVDVFRNDQITLEEIDQYDKIILSPGPGIPEESGILLDVIRKYAPTKSILGVCLGQQAIAEAFGGSLINLSEIFHGVATSTDLVKDETKLFKNIPSGLEVGRYHSWAVNPDNFPEELEVTAVDKDGMIMALQHKTYDVHGVQFHPESILTPDGEVIIKNFLLH, encoded by the coding sequence ATGGATAAAAATATAAAAGAACAAAAAGCAACTAAAGTTTTAGTTTTTGATAACTACGATAGCTTTACTTATAATCTCGTTCAGATTATTGAAAGAATTCTGGATCAAAAAGTAGATGTTTTCCGTAATGACCAGATTACTTTAGAAGAGATTGATCAATACGATAAAATAATCCTTTCTCCAGGTCCTGGAATTCCTGAAGAATCTGGTATTTTACTGGATGTGATCAGAAAATATGCCCCTACGAAAAGCATCCTGGGTGTGTGCCTTGGACAACAGGCCATTGCAGAAGCTTTTGGGGGAAGCCTCATCAATCTTTCTGAAATTTTTCATGGGGTGGCGACTTCTACTGATCTGGTAAAAGATGAAACCAAGCTTTTCAAAAATATACCTTCTGGGCTGGAAGTGGGAAGATACCATAGCTGGGCTGTAAATCCAGATAACTTCCCAGAAGAATTAGAAGTTACAGCAGTAGATAAAGACGGGATGATTATGGCCTTACAGCATAAAACATATGATGTACATGGTGTACAATTTCACCCTGAAAGTATTTTAACTCCGGACGGAGAAGTAATCATTAAAAACTTCCTTTTACATTGA
- the lipB gene encoding lipoyl(octanoyl) transferase LipB — MNTNQNKVVEFEDLGIKDYQPSWDYQEKLMKNIIDTKIKNRDLPAEQHVTTPNHFLLVEHPHVYTLGKSGHEENMLAGLDKLKEIDATFVKVNRGGDITYHGYGQIVGYPILDLENFFTDIHLYMRNLEEVIIRTIAEYGLKGERSKGETGVWLDVGKPYARKICAMGVKASRWVTLHGFALNVNTDMRYFEYIIPCGIKDKQVTSIKRELERELTPEEMKDIKAKITKHFTDVFEAELVSKSSILL, encoded by the coding sequence ATGAATACAAATCAAAATAAAGTAGTAGAATTTGAGGATTTAGGGATAAAAGATTATCAGCCTTCCTGGGACTATCAGGAAAAGCTGATGAAAAATATTATCGATACCAAAATAAAGAATCGAGACTTACCGGCTGAACAGCATGTAACTACTCCGAATCACTTTCTTTTGGTGGAACATCCTCATGTATACACTTTAGGAAAAAGCGGTCACGAAGAAAATATGTTGGCCGGCCTCGATAAGTTAAAAGAAATCGATGCTACTTTTGTAAAGGTCAACCGCGGTGGAGATATTACTTATCACGGCTACGGACAGATCGTAGGATACCCTATTTTAGATCTTGAAAACTTCTTTACCGATATTCATCTGTATATGAGAAACCTGGAAGAAGTAATTATCAGAACTATTGCTGAGTATGGACTTAAAGGCGAACGTTCTAAAGGAGAAACAGGAGTTTGGCTGGACGTTGGAAAGCCTTATGCCAGAAAAATATGCGCAATGGGAGTAAAAGCTTCCCGCTGGGTTACCCTGCATGGTTTTGCCCTGAATGTAAATACTGATATGAGGTATTTTGAATATATTATCCCTTGTGGAATTAAAGACAAGCAGGTTACCTCTATAAAAAGAGAGCTTGAAAGAGAACTTACTCCGGAAGAAATGAAGGATATAAAAGCCAAGATTACGAAACATTTTACAGATGTTTTCGAAGCAGAATTGGTGAGTAAGTCCTCTATTCTTTTATAA